The nucleotide window CCTAAGGAGCGAGATAGGAAATTTAGGGAGCACGTGTATGCGGTGAAGGATCGATGTGAGAAGACAAAAGAGATGTGGGCCTTACCTCTCCGGCCTTATGGGTTTTGGACATTTGATCGCCACAATTCGCAGATGAAATGGGACGCCCAGATTAGTCAGGTTGAAGGCAGGAGGGACCCCTATGATGACCTTCTCCAGCACAGCCGCGACACTGACATTGGCAAATCTAAATGAGTGCTACAAGGTTTGTTTTACAGTTTCAGGACATTGTTTCTTTCTATTGTATGGTTGCTTAGGTAGAAACTTTTGCAATGTTGTGATTTGCCTCTGAGAGTATCTATTGTCTTCGAAGTTTATTTATCAAAGGCACAGTAGATGCTAAAGCATGTGCTTCAGCAGAGTTTCATGTTCTCTGTTTACTCCAGTAGAGAGGCCATATACATGTTTCTAGAAAATGCTTCCTATGAGCTTCTTAGGAGACTTTAATATTAGCATTGCAGTTTGTGATATAAGCTCCTTGTGGTTAtgattgtttatttgttttgagtATTTAGTTCATCATTGTAAGTGTTGTTGGTCAAACCCTTTTAAATCAAGGCATGGTTTATTTTGAATCCTACTGAAAAGTTCCTGATTCTTTGCCTAGGTAGGGAAAAATGCTAAATTGAATCTTTTCATAGTGTAACCAGTTGCAGTGGTTTGTGCAAATGCATGCTTTACATTGATTCTAGAGCAGCTAAACTGCTTAGCATTTGTCGGGTACTTAGAGAAACTGTCAGTTTCAGTTCTCTTGCATCCTTTAGTGGACCGAAAATCACTTCTGAATTGAGTTTGGGGAAATGGTATCTCAAAATAAAAGTACACTTTGAATCTGAGATTACTTGTCctttgtttttggaaaatcACTTCTGCATTGATTTTGGGGAAATGGTATCTCAAAATAAAAGTACACTTTGAATCTGAGATTACTTGTCCTTTGTTTTTAGATAACCTCTTCTCTGCAACTCATAGTTTTGTTTCCTTGTTGCAGCGGAGCTCTCTAAATTGCGTTGCAGAAATGTTATTTCGTGTTAGATGCTTTTATCAAATCTGGTCTCTGCTTGTTAATAAGAGTCCATGTCACTGTTGTGTTGTGGAAGAATTTTATCCTTTCGATGTGTGAATCCTACAAGCTTTATGTTGTCATACTATCTAGACATCTCATTGATTCTAGTTTTTGCTTACACAGACAATACAAAATAAAGGCTTAAAGTAGGAGTTGGTCACTCACTGCTGTTTATCTACATGTTTGGATGGGAGAGTTGGAAATAATTCTCTCTCTTGGAAAATCGGAAATAATCACAACCAAATTGTTAATCTACAAATTGGCACTATGTTTTTGGTTTACATACTGAAAAATGATAATAGGCAAGTCTAGCAATAGTCATTTACTTAATCGCCAGCCTTGTAGTGGTCATTCTAAAAGAGCCAAGTAGCTAATCCAACCCTATATGCCCCTATATGAGATATCATGAAACCAGAAACCTAGGAGCAGCAAAAGTAAATTGAACCAGCAGAAGACCTGGGAGTTAGGTAATGGTGTTTATGCTCAACATGCATAGCTGCCTCTCCTATCTTCTCTGCCTCGCCCTATTAAGTGCTGTTGATATCTGATCGATCGGAACCAAAGGTAAATATCCAAAGATAGTGTAACCCTTCAGGTTCAAGTCTCTTACCACCTTGTTGTATTTCCGGGACAAGTAAGCAGCAGCTGGTGTAGCCTTCTCTGCCACTGTGTGTGGGAGGACACTGGTACTCGAGTCCAACCCAAAACTTCATTGATTGGTTGAAGACAAGCAGGTTATATTCTGTAGCTGCAGAATGAATAGCTGTGTGCAGACCGCCAGCCTGAGCCTCGTTCACAAATGCTTGGGTCTTTTTCAATGCTTTCTGGATAGAACCTAGAGTTAGGTACACCACCTGCTTAGCCAAAGGAGGAGCATGCTTATCAAACTTGTCAGCTGCTTCATCAATCTGCGAAGATCAATGAAAAACAAGTTCAGCTATATTTTGTCGATACCATACAAATTCTTAGTCGTAGGAGATCAATAAGGCATTGATCAAATAGGACATCATTGAATGTAAGGAATGCAGAAGGGCATATATACAAAACACATGACTAGCATCAGGAACTCATTTCAATCATACAACTATGGTTTATTAAACTAGCATTTGCTAAGCACCTCTTTCTTTCAAAACACTATTaatgaaaacatgaaaagaatatATGGATTACGAACATTAAATTCCATGAGAATCTGGCAATCTAGCTCTTATTTATCCAGCACCAgccagaaaagtccttgcatgAATTTTCTGGTCTCATTACTATGGATTTCACGTGTAGTAAAGTAAACCAGCATCATAAGCGAAAGCACCAAGTAATCAAACTCACTCTTACTATCTACTAACCAAATAACACAACTACCATCTCCAAAATTTGTTTACAAACGAAATTCAATATCCCAATTCTACTTTTTAATTCTGCATAATTCAGGTCTAATTTTATATCCAACAAGCATGTCATTTCCTACAGGATACAACAAAACAACCATTCAATCTAAACTGGCAGATTGAGCAAGGGCAACAAGTAGAGGAAGCTGGAATCTGAACTACCGGTAAAATATGAAACTAGTTACTGCTTAGCAGTCTCATATAGCAGCATTCACATCAGGTCCAGCAAAATACAATCCACCGCTGGTTTTAGTTTTGTTCAAAGCATGGAGAAGTGTGAAAAGCTAACAGTGTAATTAATTCATCCCAAAAAAACCTAGTCGTGACAATCTAATGAATTCGAGAAACCTTCTGATTCCAAATaatttatatttcttctgtTGCTAGTAAGAAGGGATAAGAGTGATTTACCTTCGTGTCGAGTAAAGCAAAGAAATCATCAGGCACTCCCTTGAATCTCTGGTAGACTGGACCAACAATAGTGATCATAGCAACCTCCACAGTCCACACAGTCGATCTCAGAGGCCCCAAGTTCTTCTTCGCGAACTCGTACAGATTCAGCACAAACATCATCATGTAAATCACTGCCATCCTCAAAACCCTCAGGCGCTTCAACTCCTTCTGCAACAAAATTCAACCAAAGAAAGAGAATCAAAACACACCTTTTCAGATATAGAACAATGAAAGTATGAAACTCAACCATAATAAATTTCTGGATGCACATTTTTCAGAGCCAAAAAATCAAACAGCTCATCTGCAATTTTGGAAAAGGCTACATTACTAGACTCACCTTACCTCTGCTTGCGTCAGTGTTCATAGGCTTCTTTCCCCAGCGATCTCGTTCATTCTCATCACTGATCCCACGCACACTAGTCTGATTCGAGTCTCCTCCGAGCAAGTTATGAAGATCCACAACTCTCTTATACTGCATCATCGGAAGTGGATGATACATTGCCTGACACAGAAAACGAAAATTTCACAACTCCGAGTCTACAAAATTCAGTTCCCGATCGTCACATTTCatcaaaagagagaacaaatccGAAGCACCGTGCGCGAATTTGTGTGATAACTGAACCAAAACGACTCCGATTCACACAGATGAACTGGAAATTTCAAAGCAAGTACCAAAACAAACATCGATTCTATACGACTACGATTACAAAAGCGATCGTCGATCATTACCTGAAGAAGCGCGTCCTGCTCGGTGATCTCAGCTTCGTTCGATTTCTCTGCAATAATCTGAGGAAAGTGAAGAAGATGATGCAGTGAGATTAGCGGAGAGGAAAGATCAGGAGGAAGCAGGTATGAAGGTTTTCTCACAGAGCTTCTCCGAAGCttaccattgtttcaaccaaaggttgagaatctgacagagagagagagagaggtgttgGTTTTGCCTCGGAGAGCGTGCGctagcagaaattgaaatgagaGAAGTGAGCAATGTGGCGGGAGGCGACTGTGAAATTTAACCGCGGTTAAAAAGTTGCTTGCTTACGGACCACGCGAAATGCGTTCAGGGATTCTGTGCTCTACATCTGTCATTCTGTCCTAGCATATAACAAACAAAAACCTTTCTTCTCATACAATTTTTGTGTTCATTTCTCTAGTTTGTAAATTGCCATTTTTATCACAATTCTCAGTATAGTCGGGTGATGGATTACCAAGCTCACCTTAAccattgtccaaaaaaaaaaaaaaaaaaaaaaaaaacaacacacTTTAACCAGAGAGCAACTAATTTACTCGATATGAAGCCATGATTTTAATCGGAAGGCAATTTACAGTGATGGTCAATCACAGGtcaatttcagagcgaggcaaCCATGAAACCGGTCCTGAGTTCAGATTGCAGCTCAACTTCACACATTGTATACAAAGTTTCAGAATTTTTATCACCCACCTGTGATTTCCTGAGATTTTTACAGGTTATAAAAATCCACGTTCTTCATCAAGTCTCAGGTCTTTCCATCTCCAATTACAAAGAAGCGGTTGACAATTTATGCGGAGGCACAGTAAGATTTAATGAATGGACACTTCTCAGAATGTAACAAACCATAAAATGGTTCCTTTTGGTTTTAAAAAAAGGACAGAAGCAAAGCTACAATCCGAAATGATAACGAACACatcttttcatcatctaaaCATGAAACTATGAATGAACAAAGGACCAAAAGATTTGACATATTTAGAATAGCAAAACAGATTGGCTACACCATTGACATCCATTCACAAACTGAAAATAGAATAAGAGGGTCTAGAAGTCATTTACATAGTAGCTAGCTAATCAGCATTCCTTCAAACTCACCCTATAACAACTAGATTCCATAAGACCATTCAAACTAAGAGCATAGAAAGAAATTTAAACAAGCAGCAACTCCTTCACTCAGTCGGAATCAGAATCAGATTTATGCTCAACATGCACAGCTGCATCTCCCTTCTTCCCAGCCTTACCCTGCTCAACTGCTTTGGAAATATCATCAACCGGAACCAAGGGCAAATAACCGAAGATGGTATATCCCTTCACGGTCAAGTCCCTTATGGTGTGGTTGTATTTCTCGGACAAGTGAGCAGCTGTTGGTGCAGCCTTCTCTGCCACTTTGTGGATTGGATGGTACTGGTCAAGTACAACCCACAGCTTCACAGATTGGTTAAATACAAGCTGCTTAGATTCTGTAGCTGCATAATGAATGGCTGAGCGAGGACCCCCAGTTTGAGCCTCCTTCACAAATTTTTGGCCCTTCTCCAAAGTCGTCTGGATCAAACTGTGACCTTGGCTTGCAACCTGCTTAGCCAAAGGAGGAGCATGCTTGTTAAACTTGCCCGTGGCTTCATCTACCTGTCGAAAAGAATGTGCAACTGTCAATACCATACCCATAAAGAtctatcaaaattgaaacttcACTAGCATTTAGTGCTTATTTGTTCCATAACTGAAGAACATATAACCTGTAACTTCTTAAACCAGCATCATGAAATACTCAAAAGCCTCTCAAGAATAAATGGAACCAGAAGCATCAATAACAAATACAATGAACATTTGGCAACCTAGCTATATTTTTAGGCCTACCAAACATCAGGGTACACAACAAGACTGGGAAACAACAGAATTATAAGTAAAACCACCTCCTAAGAAGTAGCACGAGGGCAAAGAAACAGAACTTGCATCAGAAACTCAACAACATATAAACTATGACTTGTTAAACCAGCATCCTTAAGTGCTTATTTTTTTCATACTgttaagatttaaaaaaaaaaaaaaaaatcatggcaTCAGCATTAACCATGAAATTTGGCAAACTAGCTCTTGTATCTAGCAACAAGCATAAATGTAAAACTACGCCCACTTCTTGAATTATTTTGAACCTAAAGAGTATTCCTTAGGCCTAGTAAGGATCAGGGTACAAACCAAGATCCATAAAGCAACATTACAATACCACCATCACAAGCAAAAGCACAACTACTATCCAAACTAACAGCTATTATCTAAAGTCCCAAGTAACACCACATTTAAGTAAAACCCCACCACAAGCAAAAGCAATCTTAAGTAAGCATCAGAAGAACACCGACTTCAACACCTATAAaccaaacaaacccacataTCATTTCCAGATTCTCTGCACAAACGATATGCAGAAGACTATAATTTAGCACTTTACTGTACTTTGACCACCCGATTCAATCATGCATTCTACTTCGCAATTGCCCACAATCCAATTACGCAGAAACGGCAGCAAGTAAAGAATATTATTAAACCTCATCTCCAATTCTAGACATTTTGATTCACCAAATTCATATCTCCCTTAAGTCACCGATTCGATTACcacaatgaaaataaaaatttctaaaaaaaaaaagcacttaAACAAATATTCCAGTAATTTCCAGATCAAGAAAAAACTCTCTAATTCCACAAAATGATAAACTACCTTGGTGTCAAGAAAAGCAAGAAGATCATCAGGCATGCCCTTGAACTTCTCATAGACTGGACCAACGACGGTGGTGACAGCACCCTCCACAGTCCCAACCGTCGATCTCAGAGGCCCAGAGTTCTGCTTCGCATACTCGTACAGATTCGAAACGCACACCAGCGTCTGAATCGCCGCGATCCTCACAAACCCTAGGTGCTTCAGCGCCTTCTCGTTCCCAACCTTGCCCTCCAAATCCTTCTGCAgcaaaaatcaagaagaaaccgAAAGGTTGCTTCAGATCCAAGCAAAGAATCACAGAGATACATATAtaaaaaatccaagaaaaaactCAAAGATTTATGAGATTAAAGAAATCTATTACCTTCTCGATGGTAGCCATTTGCGTTTCTGAAGTTTTGTTTCGGCTTCAAGCTCTCTCGGAAAGTCGCAACTGAAAAAAAATATAGCAAATGGGTTTTGGTTGCAGGGCTTAGTCTTCTAGTGGCGAAGCTTCTAGAGAATCTCACGCGTTCGTGTGATCTGACGGTGGGTTGTGGAATCAGATTTGTTTCGCTGGGACGCGCATTACGTCAGCTGTTAGAATCACGGGTGGCGGGTAGCGGGTTCGTGGGCCCATTAAACTCATGTGGTGCCTAATGTCGACGTTTCGCGAACGACACGTTGCGAATTGTTATTGGGAGATTCCTGAGCGGGACTCAAAATACGACATAAATAGGAGGCGAATATTGTTGGGTGGAGCTTTCAAATCAATCCCAAAACTAAGGTTGTTTACCGACCCAAGTAATCTCTAGTTGTTAAGAATAATCTATGGGCAAGCAGCAGGCTAAGTAATTATGACCAAGTATtaaactttaatatattaagCAACTTTTGTAAGCTTAGATTATCATGATCAAATCGAGAATGTATGATATTTTAGTTTACTAACTTCACTAGAttgtcagaccaaaaaaaaaactccactaGATTGATATGGTGGGTCAACCACACATGATTTAAGGCCATTTCCTTACTTCGTAGCTTCCAACTAGCACCTAAGACCCAACTTCTATCTGTACCATTGACAAATGTTCATGTCCTTTAATGCCTATATATTGACAACATAGACAAAAGGCTACCAGTGCCCCATTAGACATCCATTACATCTCTGTACTTCCAAGTGTCTATAACATGTTTGCTTAACTATGGTTGTGACAGGACTTTCCTACTTGAAACGGGACTGCTATAGATTATGACATTAGTGCAGTAAAATGCTGAGAATCTTCAGACAGCTTGAGATCTCTGGCGCTTTGCGTACTGAAGAATAGGCTCCTTCACCTACAGAAGAGGGAAACAAAGCATTGTCAGTTTGTCACTAGGCATTGTGATGGTGAACCACAAGTAATTACAGTAAGAAATGGAGTATAGGTCATATTCGTACTGTGCTTGTTTTCCTGGAACGTTTGCCTTGGGTGGACATACTACTACAGACCACTCTCTCCCCATCGTCACAGTGATTTGTGTTGCCATTGGCTCTAATATCATCATTGCCAGGTGCAAAGCTCTCTCTTGAAATTACTGGCTGCACGGTTTGTAGAGAAAATTGTGTTTATCAACAGTTCagttgaaagaaaaaataagcaTGAAATGAGTGTAGAGATTTGAGTACGAGCCTCATACAGTCTTACCTGCGCCCTGCTTGTGGGAGTGTTTCCCTGCTCCTTTGTCTTTGAAGTAGTCTGCTCACTCCTGTTTGGACTATATTCCTGTGAATTAGGCCTTATTCTCATGCGTGTGAGATCTGATCCAATCGAGCGGAGCACACCACATGTGGATGTGTCTCTGTAGTTGCTTCCTGTTAACAAAAGCATTTTGTAGATGTAAGTGCGAAACTGCTAATGTAAAGGAATAACCAGAATAGGCTTAAAATCAGCTTAATGCATAAGAAATTGGGGCTCTCTTACCCATTGGATGAATGTCTTGATGATTGGACTTGCTTGGTGGTTCAACGTTGTCAACATCCTGTCCGAGTAAAATGTCAGAAGGATAGTAGTGTATAATGGAAAATATCGGTAGACATGTTTAACAGAATTACCATtgcatcaaaattcaaagcttTATGGACTTCAATAAGTTTCTTCTCAGTAACATCAGAATGGATCACACGCTTTCCTGGGTTTACAAGTAAATGATGAAAGAAAGTTGGACATGATTCGATCGAGCATAAGTACGATGAGTACAAACTCTTTTCAACTGGATGAAACTGCACAAGTTACTCACCTAGCCTTCGGTTGCCTTTggcttcaacaaaaccttcttgtGCCATCTTATCAATCATCTTCCGCACTGTACTCTGATTTGCTTCTCCTCCAAGCTTGTTCTGAAGCTTTGCGACTGACACATACTGCATAGGAAGAGCATGACACAGCGCCTGCAGTAGAAAAATAAACCCCAGTGAAAATATTGCACCAATGTATATAATGTATATATGATATTTGTCATTCAACAGAGACTATTCAATCTTATACATCAGACTGCAGAAAAGTTGTCAGGCCATACAAAGTACTTGATGAATTAGCAGAGATTTTCAAAATCCCAGTAATTAGGTATGTGTAACGAGATTAATAACTCCACATACAAAAAGTGTGAAAGGCAAGAATCACAATCACCTTCATGTACATGTGATCATTAGACATTGGAGTTTTGTCACCAACCAGGACTGCTTGACTATTAATTTCTTGTTTCACCACAGTGAACTCATAATCAGACTTCTGCATTGTGAGATTGTCACGAGGAAAATTAGTTCGactgcaaaagaaaaatatggactcaaaattgaataaaaacaaGGGAAGACAAAAACCTTCTGCCTGTTAATAGTGTAAGTGTCCCCTCCAGCTTTTGATAGAATGCCTTCCACAACAAGCTTGTCCATAATTTCTGTAATCCAGCCACAGAATTGAAAACTAACTAATCATTTTAAAATATCTTTTAAAGTAAGTACAATGCAGCAGCAGGTCTATTTTCATTCTTCATTTTACCTTCAGTTAGAACCTGCATACAATAATACAGATATAGAATCAATTGGTTATACATTTAGAATCATAtaacagaccaaaaaaaaaacaggtgaGAGTAAAACATATTCAACAAGCCAACTGTACAATCAGTCTGTTTTTGGTGTAGATTTCTAGCAGAGAATTCAACAGTCGGAATCCTTACCACTGAAATGTCTGGGAAATTCGAAAGAACATCGGTAACTTCAACAGTGTCAAGATGGCAACTACTGATCCAGTTCTTTATCCGGGAAAATTGCTGTTCATCTTCCTCTGGATCCTGAGTATCATCTGTAGCTGTAGAGTTATAAAACAGATCGTTAGCCTAATACAGCTGTGCAGGAAACTTGCAAAGAAAGGAGATGTAAAATTAGCCCAAAATTGCTCATTAGGTCAGACTCCAAGTTGAAGATTTGTTTCAATATCATTACAGATTGGTCAGCTAACTTAGACATGGTTGATTTATTACCTTCACCATCCATGCAATTATCTTCCTTAAGTATGCTGTTATCTTCCTGTGGTTGATgcttagctgtcaagaaaaccaTTATTACATCCACCAACAACTCAGACCAAAGCTATCTGGAAGAGGGAATTATTACAAAGGATATACTATACATAAGTCCACAACTTTTACCTGCAGGAACAACTATATATTGGTCGTCTTGTGATTGATTCACCTAGCAATTGTAACAAAACATATCATCCCTATCAGTATTGGCACCATTAAGCCAAAAGCAGATGCGATTTGAGTTCATAACATCGATTTTACCTCACTGTCAGATTCAGAAGAGCCATCCATTTGCATGGAGTCATCTCCTAAGCTCACTTCATCATCTTGAATATCATCATTTTCATCCTCACAGGGATCAAGCACGCTCTTTACCTGTATAGATACGGAGTAATACCAACCCAATCTGGCACATCTATGATGAATCCTAGTTTCTGATATTCCAATATAAAACCCCTATTCCTTACCTTGAGAACTAAGACAAGATGCTTGCTGTTTACATTCCCAACTTCCATTTTCAAAGGATTCTTGGTCCATGAGTTTCGAGTTTCTTCTTCTGTGCAGCCTCTGAAGAATGGAGGCTCATAATCTGCTGGCTGCAAATTCAGATAACTTTGTCACCTTCTGGTACACAAAGTACATTTGAGAATAGAGAATACCAACTAGGCAAGAAGCTGGAATATGAGAAAGCAATTTATAAGGGTATACCGTGACATCATCATAGTATAGGAGTTTCATCAGAATGGTGCGCTGAAACAACAACAAATCAAATATTTTAAATCTGATATAACAATACAAACAAAGGACTCTAGAACATTTCCAGATAGCTAATAACGTAGACAGCTGTGCAATAACTAAAACCAATTTCTGATTTACCTCTTCTGGCATTCTATCCAAAGTTCTCATCAGCTGAACCAGTGTGCGGACCATTTTACAAGCAGAACTCCTGCACATGAAACAGCCTCGCAAATTCAGAAACCAGGACTCAAAGAAGAACAGCATGAGGATGAAATCTGGAAGGAGTTTCGGTTTTAAGTTACCTCATCTGGTTGGGTGTAATTTCTGTTGTGGAGTTATACTTGAATGTTCCACCCTGTTTCTTATTCCCGGATCGATTGATATTCATTGAAACCTCCTGGTTTTCAGATTTTGAATAGCTGAAAGAAACTGCAGAGCAAGTAAAATCAATTCCATCAAACTCTCACATAAAATTTACACTCTAAATTTAACCAGCATTGACATACAAAGTTAAATGATTAAATTGTATCATCCAGCATAAAATGTGGTGCTTCAACATAGGAAAATGCTAATGCACATTCAGATTGTAATGGAGAAAATTCACAGTAGTGAAAATTAAATGGAAACATTGAAGTTTGTGGTATGATACAGTGATAAACTAAACAAGGACGCGCCATCCTCTAGTTACAATGACTCAGTTGGGACAGAAAGCCTTACATGTGTATTCCTCTATCATCGGCCCTTCAACGTCTTCACACACACAGAACAAAAGCGTTTTCAGGTACTTCTTCTGCAAGGCGTCGTATACACCTACCAATACATTCAACAATAAGTTAACTAATAGGCTAATAGCCAAACAAGAAACGAAaatctcaggaaaaaaaaaaaaaagtgaaacaaCATCAAAACTGTAAGCTCATCCAAATCAGTCAACTCCGATTCATACCTTTCTCCATCCA belongs to Rosa chinensis cultivar Old Blush chromosome 4, RchiOBHm-V2, whole genome shotgun sequence and includes:
- the LOC112200452 gene encoding uncharacterized protein LOC112200452 — its product is MGFIMEFAENLVLRLMEDPKERDRKFREHVYAVKDRCEKTKEMWALPLRPYGFWTFDRHNSQMKWDAQISQVEGRRDPYDDLLQHSRDTDIGKSK
- the LOC112200451 gene encoding REF/SRPP-like protein At1g67360, which codes for MIIAEKSNEAEITEQDALLQAMYHPLPMMQYKRVVDLHNLLGGDSNQTSVRGISDENERDRWGKKPMNTDASRGKKELKRLRVLRMAVIYMMMFVLNLYEFAKKNLGPLRSTVWTVEVAMITIVGPVYQRFKGVPDDFFALLDTKIDEAADKFDKHAPPLAKQVVYLTLGSIQKALKKTQAFVNEAQAGGLHTAIHSAATEYNLLVFNQSMKFWVGLEYQCPPTHSGREGYTSCCLLVPEIQQGGKRLEPEGLHYLWIFTFGSDRSDINST
- the LOC112200213 gene encoding REF/SRPP-like protein At1g67360; amino-acid sequence: MATIEKKDLEGKVGNEKALKHLGFVRIAAIQTLVCVSNLYEYAKQNSGPLRSTVGTVEGAVTTVVGPVYEKFKGMPDDLLAFLDTKVDEATGKFNKHAPPLAKQVASQGHSLIQTTLEKGQKFVKEAQTGGPRSAIHYAATESKQLVFNQSVKLWVVLDQYHPIHKVAEKAAPTAAHLSEKYNHTIRDLTVKGYTIFGYLPLVPVDDISKAVEQGKAGKKGDAAVHVEHKSDSDSD
- the LOC112200249 gene encoding meiosis-specific protein ASY1 isoform X1 is translated as MVVAQKLKEAEITEQDSLLLTRNLLRIAIFNISYIRGLFPEKYFNDKSVPALEMKIKKLMPVDAESRRLIDWMEKGVYDALQKKYLKTLLFCVCEDVEGPMIEEYTFSFSYSKSENQEVSMNINRSGNKKQGGTFKYNSTTEITPNQMRSSACKMVRTLVQLMRTLDRMPEERTILMKLLYYDDVTPADYEPPFFRGCTEEETRNSWTKNPLKMEVGNVNSKHLVLVLKVKSVLDPCEDENDDIQDDEVSLGDDSMQMDGSSESDSEVNQSQDDQYIVVPAAKHQPQEDNSILKEDNCMDGEATDDTQDPEEDEQQFSRIKNWISSCHLDTVEVTDVLSNFPDISVVLTEEIMDKLVVEGILSKAGGDTYTINRQKKSDYEFTVVKQEINSQAVLVGDKTPMSNDHMYMKALCHALPMQYVSVAKLQNKLGGEANQSTVRKMIDKMAQEGFVEAKGNRRLGKRVIHSDVTEKKLIEVHKALNFDAMDVDNVEPPSKSNHQDIHPMGSNYRDTSTCGVLRSIGSDLTRMRIRPNSQEYSPNRSEQTTSKTKEQGNTPTSRAQPVISRESFAPGNDDIRANGNTNHCDDGERVVCSSMSTQGKRSRKTSTVKEPILQYAKRQRSQAV
- the LOC112200249 gene encoding meiosis-specific protein ASY1 isoform X2, whose translation is MKIKKLMPVDAESRRLIDWMEKGVYDALQKKYLKTLLFCVCEDVEGPMIEEYTFSFSYSKSENQEVSMNINRSGNKKQGGTFKYNSTTEITPNQMRSSACKMVRTLVQLMRTLDRMPEERTILMKLLYYDDVTPADYEPPFFRGCTEEETRNSWTKNPLKMEVGNVNSKHLVLVLKVKSVLDPCEDENDDIQDDEVSLGDDSMQMDGSSESDSEVNQSQDDQYIVVPAAKHQPQEDNSILKEDNCMDGEATDDTQDPEEDEQQFSRIKNWISSCHLDTVEVTDVLSNFPDISVVLTEEIMDKLVVEGILSKAGGDTYTINRQKKSDYEFTVVKQEINSQAVLVGDKTPMSNDHMYMKALCHALPMQYVSVAKLQNKLGGEANQSTVRKMIDKMAQEGFVEAKGNRRLGKRVIHSDVTEKKLIEVHKALNFDAMDVDNVEPPSKSNHQDIHPMGSNYRDTSTCGVLRSIGSDLTRMRIRPNSQEYSPNRSEQTTSKTKEQGNTPTSRAQPVISRESFAPGNDDIRANGNTNHCDDGERVVCSSMSTQGKRSRKTSTVKEPILQYAKRQRSQAV